A stretch of Mycobacterium sp. ITM-2016-00316 DNA encodes these proteins:
- a CDS encoding iron-siderophore ABC transporter substrate-binding protein: MPFPTARKGLLAAGVAASFTLLTACGAAETAPTTDPGAPITSTTRIASADVLGNHRKPDESCAPEPAAAPSPDLRGDPQRIVALSSSELDALCALGLQGRVVGTTVPQPSYLGTVLHDAPGFGPRDAPDLDAIRGAAPDLILGSVTQTPDSFAALTEIAPTVFTGGATDWQETLRAVAAATGRPGAADAVLDGFARDAREAGDRVDATHFQASVVQFTETTMRVYGAANFPATVLRAVGVDRPAAQRFTDVPYTEVSTAELSADTDLSAADGDIIYLSFETAEARERAATVLNSDAWRKLSANRDDRVYAVNNEVWQTGQGVVAARGIVDDLRWLNAPIN, from the coding sequence GTGCCGTTCCCCACTGCGCGCAAGGGCCTGCTCGCCGCGGGTGTCGCGGCCTCGTTCACCCTGCTGACGGCCTGTGGGGCCGCCGAGACCGCGCCGACCACCGACCCGGGTGCCCCGATCACCAGCACCACCCGGATCGCCAGCGCCGACGTGTTGGGCAACCATCGCAAACCCGACGAATCGTGCGCCCCCGAACCGGCGGCCGCCCCGTCCCCCGACCTGCGCGGCGACCCGCAGCGGATCGTGGCGCTGTCGAGTTCCGAGCTCGACGCACTCTGCGCGCTGGGCCTGCAGGGCCGGGTGGTCGGGACCACCGTGCCCCAGCCGTCCTACCTGGGCACCGTCCTGCACGACGCGCCGGGGTTCGGTCCGCGCGACGCGCCGGACCTGGACGCGATCCGCGGTGCAGCCCCCGACCTGATCCTGGGTTCGGTGACCCAGACGCCCGATTCGTTCGCCGCGCTGACCGAGATCGCGCCCACGGTGTTCACCGGCGGCGCCACCGACTGGCAGGAGACCCTGCGCGCGGTGGCCGCCGCGACCGGGCGCCCCGGCGCCGCCGATGCGGTGCTCGACGGGTTCGCCCGCGACGCCCGCGAAGCCGGTGACCGCGTGGACGCCACCCACTTCCAGGCCTCGGTCGTGCAGTTCACCGAGACCACCATGCGGGTGTACGGCGCGGCGAACTTCCCGGCCACCGTACTGCGCGCGGTCGGCGTGGATCGTCCTGCGGCACAACGCTTCACGGATGTGCCCTACACCGAGGTGAGTACCGCCGAACTGTCCGCGGACACCGATCTGTCCGCGGCCGACGGTGACATCATCTACCTGTCCTTCGAGACGGCCGAAGCCAGGGAACGGGCGGCCACCGTCCTCAACAGCGACGCCTGGCGCAAACTCTCGGCCAACCGGGACGACCGGGTGTACGCGGTGAACAACGAGGTATGGCAGACGGGGCAGGGCGTGGTCGCCGCCCGCGGCATCGTCGACGACCTGCGCTGGCTGAACGCACCCATCAACTGA
- the ctaD gene encoding cytochrome c oxidase subunit I, which produces MVAEAPPIGELEARRPFPQRMGPKGNLIYKLITTTDHKLIGMMYCVACFIFFFIGGLMALLMRTELAVPGLQFLSNEQYNQLFTMHGTVMLLFYATPIVFGFANLVLPLQIGAPDVAFPRLNAFSFWLFLFGALIAMGGFITPGGAADFGWTAYSPLTDAIHSPGAGGDLWIMGLAVGGLGTILGGVNMITTVVCMRAPGMTMFRMPIFTWNILVTSILVLLAFPLLTAALFGLAADRHLGAHIYDPANGGVLLWQHLFWFFGHPEVYIIALPFFGIVSEIFPVFSRKPIFGYTTLIYATLGIAALSVAVWAHHMYATGAVLLPFFSFMTFLIAVPTGIKFFNWIGTMWKGQLTFETPMLFSVGFLVTFLLGGLSGVLLASPPLDFHVTDSYFVIAHFHYVLFGTIVFATYAGIYFWFPKMTGRLLDERLGKLHFWLTFIGFHLTFLVQHWVGDEGMPRRYADYLASDGFTTLNVISTAGAFLLGISTLPFVWNVFKSWRYGEPVVVDDPWGYGNSLEWATSCPPPRHNFTELPRIRSERPAFELHYPHMVERMRAEAHIGRAHGPDDGDVTRIDDVEVRS; this is translated from the coding sequence TTGGTAGCCGAAGCGCCCCCAATCGGAGAACTCGAGGCACGGCGTCCGTTCCCGCAGCGGATGGGCCCCAAGGGCAACCTCATCTACAAGCTGATCACCACGACCGATCACAAGCTGATCGGCATGATGTACTGCGTCGCCTGCTTCATCTTCTTCTTCATCGGCGGCCTGATGGCGCTGCTGATGCGCACCGAACTCGCGGTGCCGGGCCTGCAGTTCCTGTCCAACGAGCAGTACAACCAGCTGTTCACCATGCACGGCACGGTGATGCTGCTCTTCTACGCGACCCCGATCGTGTTCGGCTTCGCGAACCTGGTGCTGCCCCTGCAGATCGGTGCCCCCGACGTCGCCTTCCCGCGGCTGAACGCCTTCTCCTTCTGGCTGTTCCTGTTCGGCGCCCTGATCGCCATGGGTGGCTTCATCACCCCCGGCGGTGCCGCCGACTTCGGTTGGACCGCCTACTCGCCGCTGACCGATGCCATTCACTCCCCGGGCGCCGGCGGCGACCTGTGGATCATGGGCTTGGCCGTCGGTGGTCTGGGCACCATCCTCGGTGGCGTCAACATGATCACCACGGTGGTCTGCATGCGTGCCCCCGGTATGACCATGTTCCGGATGCCGATCTTCACCTGGAACATCCTGGTGACCTCGATCCTGGTGCTGCTGGCCTTCCCGCTGCTGACCGCCGCACTGTTCGGTCTGGCCGCCGACCGTCATCTCGGCGCACACATCTATGACCCGGCCAACGGGGGTGTGTTGCTGTGGCAGCACCTGTTCTGGTTCTTCGGGCACCCCGAGGTGTACATCATCGCGCTGCCGTTCTTCGGCATCGTCTCGGAGATCTTCCCGGTGTTCAGCCGTAAACCGATCTTCGGGTACACCACCCTGATCTACGCGACGCTGGGCATCGCGGCGCTGTCGGTGGCCGTGTGGGCACACCACATGTACGCCACGGGTGCGGTGCTGCTGCCGTTCTTCAGCTTCATGACCTTCCTGATCGCGGTGCCGACCGGTATCAAGTTCTTCAACTGGATCGGCACGATGTGGAAGGGGCAGTTGACCTTCGAGACACCGATGTTGTTCTCGGTGGGCTTCCTGGTCACCTTCCTGCTCGGTGGACTGTCCGGTGTGCTGCTGGCCAGCCCGCCGCTGGACTTCCACGTCACCGACAGCTACTTCGTCATCGCGCACTTCCACTACGTGCTCTTCGGCACCATCGTGTTCGCCACCTACGCGGGCATCTACTTCTGGTTCCCGAAAATGACCGGCCGGTTGCTCGACGAGCGCCTGGGCAAGCTGCACTTCTGGCTGACCTTCATCGGCTTCCACCTCACCTTCCTGGTGCAGCACTGGGTGGGTGACGAGGGTATGCCGCGTCGTTACGCCGACTACCTGGCCAGTGACGGGTTCACCACGCTGAACGTCATCTCCACCGCGGGCGCGTTCCTGCTGGGCATCTCGACGCTGCCGTTCGTCTGGAACGTCTTCAAGAGCTGGCGTTACGGCGAGCCGGTCGTGGTCGACGACCCGTGGGGCTACGGCAACTCCCTGGAGTGGGCCACCAGCTGCCCGCCGCCGCGGCACAACTTCACCGAGCTGCCCCGGATCCGTTCGGAGCGTCCGGCCTTCGAGCTGCACTACCCGCACATGGTGGAGCGGATGCGTGCCGAAGCGCACATCGGCCGGGCCCACGGACCCGACGACGGTGACGTGACCAGAATCGATGACGTCGAAGTCCGCAGCTGA
- a CDS encoding PLP-dependent aminotransferase family protein yields the protein MSSDMGTRALDVDLLARELGNWRTTSLTGPAYLGLADAIRLLIVDGRVPVGSRLPSERALADVLRVSRTTVTAAFNALREDGYLNARRGARSTASLPPRPQIPAATGAPTMSLAAAALSAPGAAVLEAFADAAHDIAPYLAETGHELTGVCALRTAVAERYCARGLPTDPAQIMITSGAQHAIGLILAAFTQPGDRVLVEQPSYHGALSCISTSGARAVPVALNENGWELDALHSAIRQLAPVLAYVIPDNHNPTGFTMPPQERNRLGHIISETRTRTIVDESILDMWIDEEPPAPLAAAVPSRHDLVLTIGSMSKSFWGGLRIGWIRAEPATLATIAAHRASVDLGTPILEQLAAAKLLQIRDDVLPERRELLLARRAFLIDLLARRLPDWRPGPGRGGMSLWVQLPVPMSTALSAAASRLGLDLPAGPRFGVDGTLERFIRVPYALPEPQLEAAVDLMARAWQSITGSAVTGETRTAVVV from the coding sequence ATGTCTAGCGATATGGGAACAAGAGCGCTCGATGTGGACTTATTGGCCCGCGAACTGGGCAACTGGCGCACGACCAGTTTGACTGGTCCGGCCTACCTGGGGCTGGCCGACGCCATCCGGCTGCTCATCGTCGACGGCCGCGTCCCGGTGGGATCGCGGCTGCCCAGTGAGCGGGCGCTGGCCGATGTGCTGCGGGTCTCGCGGACCACGGTCACCGCCGCGTTCAACGCCCTGCGCGAGGACGGCTACCTCAATGCCCGCCGCGGCGCCCGCAGCACCGCTTCCCTACCGCCGCGACCGCAGATTCCCGCCGCGACCGGCGCACCGACCATGAGCCTTGCCGCCGCCGCGCTGTCCGCGCCGGGTGCCGCCGTGCTGGAGGCCTTCGCCGATGCCGCCCACGACATCGCGCCGTATCTTGCCGAAACGGGCCACGAACTCACCGGCGTCTGCGCGCTGCGCACCGCGGTGGCCGAAAGATATTGCGCGCGTGGACTCCCCACCGACCCGGCACAGATCATGATCACCAGCGGTGCCCAACACGCCATCGGCCTGATCTTGGCGGCGTTCACTCAGCCGGGAGACCGGGTGCTCGTCGAGCAGCCCAGCTATCACGGGGCGCTGTCCTGCATCTCGACTTCGGGGGCACGCGCGGTACCGGTGGCGCTCAACGAGAATGGCTGGGAGCTCGACGCTCTGCACTCCGCGATCCGCCAACTGGCCCCGGTACTGGCTTACGTCATCCCCGACAATCACAATCCCACCGGATTCACCATGCCGCCTCAGGAACGAAACCGACTGGGCCACATCATCTCCGAGACCAGGACCCGTACCATCGTCGACGAGTCCATCCTGGACATGTGGATCGACGAGGAACCGCCTGCGCCGCTGGCCGCCGCCGTGCCGTCCCGACACGACCTGGTGCTCACCATCGGTTCGATGTCCAAATCGTTCTGGGGCGGCCTGCGTATCGGCTGGATCCGGGCCGAACCGGCCACCCTGGCCACCATCGCGGCGCACCGCGCCTCGGTCGACCTGGGCACTCCCATTCTCGAACAACTCGCCGCGGCAAAGCTCCTGCAGATCCGCGACGACGTACTGCCGGAGCGCCGCGAGTTGCTGCTGGCCCGGCGGGCCTTCCTCATCGACCTGCTCGCCCGCCGGCTACCCGACTGGCGGCCCGGCCCCGGCCGCGGCGGGATGTCGCTGTGGGTGCAACTGCCCGTGCCGATGAGCACCGCACTGTCCGCGGCGGCATCGCGGTTGGGACTGGATCTACCCGCCGGGCCGCGGTTCGGGGTCGACGGCACCCTGGAACGATTCATCCGGGTGCCCTACGCGCTGCCCGAACCGCAGCTCGAAGCCGCCGTCGATCTGATGGCGCGGGCCTGGCAGTCCATCACCGGGAGCGCCGTCACCGGCGAAACCCGCACGGCGGTGGTCGTTTAG
- a CDS encoding YitT family protein, which produces MTTRLTRGAESTPRVAALLPAGLLLSGLTGYGFSMAMMVQAGLGLDPWDVFHQGLSRHTGMTIGLASAVVGVVVLLAWIPLRNRPGIGTIANVIVIAVTVDIGIAVLPAPDDIGLRVPMMLGAVLLNAVSTVLYIGAGLGPGPRDGLMTGLVARTGLSVRLVRTLIEATVLTAGWLLGGTVGVGTVIYAFGIGPLVQLILRYMPRRLLFHDFGAAGRAERREEAPGGGGRRRVAGGDDTTMSGCQQTSPLQTPTC; this is translated from the coding sequence ATGACCACCAGACTGACCCGCGGAGCTGAATCAACTCCCCGGGTCGCTGCGCTCCTGCCCGCCGGACTACTCCTGTCAGGCCTGACCGGCTACGGCTTCTCCATGGCCATGATGGTCCAGGCCGGACTCGGACTGGACCCGTGGGATGTCTTTCACCAGGGCCTGAGCCGGCACACCGGGATGACCATCGGCCTCGCCTCGGCGGTGGTCGGGGTGGTGGTGTTGCTGGCCTGGATCCCGCTGCGCAACCGTCCGGGCATCGGCACCATCGCCAACGTCATCGTCATCGCGGTCACCGTCGACATCGGTATCGCCGTGCTGCCCGCCCCCGACGACATCGGGCTGCGGGTCCCGATGATGCTGGGCGCGGTGCTGCTGAACGCCGTCAGCACCGTGCTCTACATCGGTGCCGGGCTCGGCCCCGGCCCTCGTGACGGACTGATGACCGGACTGGTGGCGCGCACCGGGCTGTCGGTGCGGCTGGTCCGCACCCTCATCGAGGCCACCGTGCTGACCGCGGGGTGGCTGCTCGGCGGCACCGTCGGTGTCGGGACGGTCATCTACGCGTTCGGGATCGGCCCACTGGTGCAACTGATCCTGCGGTACATGCCGCGGCGGCTGCTCTTCCACGACTTCGGCGCAGCCGGGCGAGCGGAGCGACGGGAAGAGGCACCGGGCGGTGGTGGGCGGCGCCGTGTGGCCGGGGGCGACGACACTACGATGAGCGGGTGCCAGCAGACGAGCCCGTTGCAGACCCCGACCTGCTGA
- a CDS encoding ABC transporter ATP-binding protein, translating to MPADEPVADPDLLIDFAKVTLRRGGKTLVGPINWAVELDERWVVIGPNGAGKTSLLRMAAAIEHPSSGTAFVLGERLGRTDMSELRSRVGLSSSALSQRIPDDEIVRDLVVSAGYAVLGRWREKYDDVDYEQAVDMLESLGAEHLAERTYGTLSEGERKRVLIARSLMTDPELLLLDEPAAGLDLGGREELVSRLADLAADPDAPAIVLVTHHVEEIPPGFSHCLLLSEGSVVGAGLLTDVLTAENLSTAFGQSIALDYIDGRYFARRTRSRAAHRRRA from the coding sequence GTGCCAGCAGACGAGCCCGTTGCAGACCCCGACCTGCTGATCGATTTTGCCAAGGTCACCCTGCGCCGTGGGGGTAAGACGCTGGTCGGGCCCATCAACTGGGCCGTCGAACTCGACGAGCGCTGGGTGGTGATCGGTCCGAACGGGGCGGGCAAGACCTCACTGCTGAGGATGGCTGCCGCCATCGAGCACCCGTCCTCGGGCACCGCGTTCGTGCTCGGCGAGCGACTCGGGCGCACCGACATGTCAGAGCTGCGGTCCCGGGTCGGGCTGAGCAGTTCGGCGCTGAGCCAACGGATTCCCGACGACGAGATCGTCCGTGACCTGGTGGTGTCGGCCGGGTACGCGGTGCTGGGCCGCTGGCGGGAAAAGTACGACGACGTCGACTACGAGCAGGCCGTCGACATGCTGGAAAGCCTGGGCGCCGAGCATCTGGCCGAACGCACCTACGGCACGCTGTCCGAGGGGGAGCGCAAACGGGTGCTGATCGCCCGCTCGCTGATGACCGATCCGGAACTGCTGCTGCTCGACGAGCCCGCCGCCGGACTGGACCTCGGCGGCCGCGAGGAACTGGTCTCCCGGTTGGCCGATCTGGCCGCCGACCCCGACGCACCGGCCATCGTGCTGGTCACCCACCACGTCGAGGAGATCCCGCCCGGGTTCAGCCACTGCCTGCTGCTCTCGGAGGGCAGCGTGGTCGGTGCCGGGCTGCTGACCGATGTGCTGACCGCGGAGAATCTGTCCACGGCGTTCGGGCAGTCGATCGCGCTGGACTACATCGACGGCCGGTATTTCGCGCGGCGCACCCGTAGCCGCGCTGCGCACAGGAGGCGAGCATGA
- a CDS encoding NUDIX hydrolase, with protein sequence MTDTADPLVPRPASTVMLLRDQGTPDSLEIFLMRRHSAMDFVAGVMVFPGGGVDERDRGTNISWYGPEPTWWAERLNVDVDLAEALVCAAARETFEESGVLFAGAADDSDILVDDASVYREQRAALANNSLSFADFLRAEKLVLRADLLRPWANWVTPKEERTRRYDTYFFVGAIPDGQLADGENTESDRAFWSTPQAALDEFAEGRSFLLPPTWSQLDSVNGRSVADVLATERRIVAMEPSLSADKGTGDWDIEFFDGARYNEARNRRAPDGYRGAKST encoded by the coding sequence ATGACCGACACTGCTGACCCGTTGGTGCCCCGGCCCGCCTCCACGGTGATGCTGCTGCGCGATCAGGGCACCCCGGACTCACTGGAGATCTTCCTGATGCGCAGGCACTCGGCGATGGACTTCGTCGCGGGGGTGATGGTGTTCCCCGGCGGCGGCGTCGACGAGCGCGATCGGGGAACCAACATTTCCTGGTACGGCCCCGAACCCACCTGGTGGGCCGAACGCCTCAACGTCGATGTCGACCTGGCCGAGGCCCTGGTGTGCGCCGCGGCCCGGGAGACCTTCGAGGAGTCGGGTGTGCTGTTCGCCGGGGCCGCCGACGACTCCGACATCCTCGTCGACGACGCATCGGTGTACCGCGAGCAGCGCGCGGCGCTGGCCAACAACTCGCTGTCCTTCGCGGACTTCCTGCGCGCCGAGAAGCTGGTCCTGCGCGCCGATCTGCTGCGGCCGTGGGCCAACTGGGTCACCCCCAAGGAGGAGCGCACCCGCCGCTACGACACGTATTTCTTCGTCGGCGCCATTCCGGACGGCCAACTCGCCGATGGGGAGAACACCGAGAGCGACCGTGCGTTCTGGTCCACCCCGCAGGCCGCGCTCGACGAGTTCGCCGAGGGCCGGTCCTTCCTGCTGCCGCCCACCTGGTCACAGCTCGACTCGGTCAACGGACGCAGCGTGGCCGACGTCCTCGCCACCGAACGCCGGATCGTGGCGATGGAGCCGAGCCTGAGCGCGGACAAGGGGACCGGCGACTGGGACATCGAGTTCTTCGACGGCGCCCGCTACAACGAGGCCCGCAACCGGCGCGCCCCGGACGGCTACCGGGGCGCGAAAAGCACATGA
- a CDS encoding enoyl-CoA hydratase-related protein yields MSEFVGTASGGEFVATASSGEFVTAVVTEGIGTLVLSRPPSNALTRQMYREIEAVAAGLGGRDDVGAVIVFGGHEVFSAGDDVSELRRLGAADAESVTAACRAALDAVAAIPKPTVAAVTGYALGSGLALALAADWRISGDNIKVGVTEVLAGLLPAAGADRLVATVGAARAKELVFSGRFVGADEALALGLVDELVAPDGVYDAALSWARRHAEAPGYVLAGAKAMINAAGAVPNVAGAVPNVAGAVVDVPGEGVRRYVEVFEATIGS; encoded by the coding sequence ATGAGCGAATTCGTCGGCACCGCGAGCGGCGGTGAATTCGTCGCCACCGCGAGCAGCGGTGAATTCGTCACCGCCGTCGTCACCGAGGGGATCGGCACCCTGGTGCTGTCCCGACCGCCCAGCAACGCGCTGACCCGGCAGATGTACCGCGAGATCGAGGCGGTGGCCGCTGGCCTCGGCGGCCGCGACGATGTCGGCGCCGTGATCGTGTTCGGCGGCCACGAGGTCTTCAGTGCCGGGGACGACGTGTCGGAGCTGCGCCGTCTCGGCGCCGCCGATGCCGAGAGCGTCACCGCGGCCTGCCGGGCCGCGCTGGACGCGGTCGCGGCCATCCCGAAGCCGACCGTGGCCGCGGTCACCGGCTACGCGCTGGGTTCCGGGCTGGCACTCGCCCTGGCCGCGGACTGGCGGATCTCCGGGGACAACATCAAGGTGGGCGTCACCGAGGTGCTCGCCGGGCTGCTGCCCGCCGCCGGGGCCGACCGGCTGGTCGCTACCGTCGGCGCCGCCCGGGCCAAGGAGCTGGTGTTCAGCGGCCGGTTCGTCGGCGCCGACGAGGCCCTGGCCCTCGGTCTGGTCGACGAGCTGGTGGCCCCGGACGGTGTCTACGACGCCGCGCTGAGCTGGGCGCGCCGGCACGCCGAGGCGCCCGGATACGTGCTCGCCGGAGCCAAGGCAATGATCAATGCCGCCGGTGCTGTGCCCAATGTCGCTGGTGCGGTGCCCAATGTCGCTGGTGCGGTGGTCGACGTCCCAGGTGAAGGGGTACGCCGCTACGTCGAGGTCTTCGAGGCGACCATCGGCAGTTAG
- a CDS encoding class I SAM-dependent methyltransferase: MTSTDHTPHVDADAELTPNPHATAEQVEAALKDTKLAQILYHDWEAETYDDKWSISYDQRCIDYARGRFDAIVPDEVQRELPYDRALELGCGTGFFLLNLIQAGVARRGSVTDLSPGMVKVATRNGQGLGLDIDGKVADAEGIPYEDNTFDLVVGHAVLHHIPDVEKSLREVVRILKPGGRFVFAGEPTSAGNVYARNLSTLTWRLSTNITKLPGLEGWRRPQEELDESSRAAALEAVVDLHTFDPEDLERMAANAGAVEVATASEEFTAAMLGWPIRTFEASVPPGRLGWGWAKFAFNSWTTLSWVDANVWRRVVPKGWFYNVMVTGVKPS; encoded by the coding sequence ATGACGAGCACGGACCATACGCCCCACGTCGACGCCGACGCGGAGCTCACACCGAATCCGCACGCCACCGCCGAGCAGGTCGAAGCCGCGCTGAAGGACACCAAGCTGGCCCAGATCCTCTATCACGACTGGGAAGCCGAGACCTACGACGACAAGTGGTCGATCTCCTATGACCAGCGCTGCATCGACTACGCGCGCGGTCGCTTCGACGCCATCGTCCCCGACGAGGTGCAGCGCGAACTGCCCTACGACCGGGCGCTCGAGCTGGGCTGCGGCACCGGATTCTTCCTGCTCAACCTGATCCAGGCCGGGGTGGCCCGGCGCGGCTCGGTCACCGACCTGTCCCCGGGCATGGTCAAGGTCGCCACCCGCAACGGGCAGGGCCTGGGACTCGATATCGACGGCAAGGTCGCCGACGCCGAGGGCATCCCCTATGAGGACAACACCTTCGACCTGGTGGTCGGTCACGCCGTGCTGCACCACATCCCCGATGTGGAGAAGTCGCTGCGCGAGGTGGTGCGCATCCTCAAGCCGGGTGGCCGCTTCGTCTTCGCCGGCGAACCCACCAGTGCCGGCAACGTCTACGCCCGCAACCTGTCCACCCTGACCTGGCGGCTGTCCACCAACATCACCAAGCTGCCCGGCCTGGAGGGCTGGCGGCGTCCGCAGGAGGAACTCGACGAGTCCTCGCGTGCCGCGGCCCTGGAAGCCGTCGTGGACCTGCACACCTTCGATCCCGAGGATCTGGAGCGGATGGCGGCCAATGCCGGCGCCGTCGAGGTGGCCACCGCCAGCGAAGAATTCACCGCCGCGATGCTGGGCTGGCCGATCCGCACCTTCGAGGCCTCGGTGCCTCCGGGCCGGTTGGGCTGGGGCTGGGCCAAATTCGCGTTCAACAGCTGGACGACGCTGAGCTGGGTGGACGCCAACGTGTGGCGCCGGGTCGTGCCCAAGGGCTGGTTCTACAACGTGATGGTCACCGGGGTCAAGCCGTCCTGA
- a CDS encoding THUMP-like domain-containing protein — MAVQFAVADVAYLCGDDGRRALAEVAGLGLSGAGQVADIASVRTHFGERTAVLVETTLLRRKAAAKFGDPSSWLFTDDALQQATAAAVAVHRARRLTGARVHDVTCSVGAELAALRPVAGQLLGSDLDPVRLAMARNNVPDVAVCRADALRPVTRDTVVLADPGRRSGGRRRFDPRAYTPPLDELFDAYRGRDLVVKCAPGIDFDQLSELGFHGEVEVCSLGGSVREACLWPAGLATPGVRRRATLLDRGEQLTDADPDECTVAPAGRWIVDPDGAVVRAGLVRQYGTRYGLWQLDPDIAYLSGDELPDGVRGFEVLGEIGFDEKRLRRELTARDGGALEILVRGLDVDPDALRRRLKLRGATPHSVVITRIGTGAAGRAVAFICRPSR; from the coding sequence GTGGCAGTCCAGTTCGCCGTCGCCGACGTCGCCTACCTGTGTGGCGACGACGGTCGGCGAGCGCTGGCCGAGGTGGCCGGTCTGGGGCTGAGCGGCGCCGGTCAGGTCGCCGATATCGCCTCGGTGCGAACACATTTCGGTGAGCGCACCGCGGTGCTCGTGGAGACGACACTGCTGCGCCGCAAGGCGGCGGCCAAGTTCGGCGATCCGTCGTCGTGGCTGTTCACCGACGATGCGCTGCAGCAGGCCACCGCGGCCGCGGTCGCCGTGCACCGGGCCCGCCGGCTCACCGGCGCGCGGGTGCACGACGTGACCTGCTCGGTCGGTGCCGAACTCGCCGCGTTGCGTCCGGTCGCCGGGCAGTTGCTGGGCAGTGATCTGGACCCGGTGCGACTGGCCATGGCGCGCAACAACGTTCCCGATGTCGCGGTGTGCCGCGCCGATGCGCTGCGCCCGGTCACCCGTGACACCGTGGTGCTGGCCGACCCGGGCCGGCGCAGCGGCGGGCGGCGCCGTTTCGATCCGCGCGCCTACACCCCGCCGCTGGACGAGTTGTTCGACGCCTACCGCGGACGCGATCTGGTCGTGAAGTGCGCGCCCGGAATCGATTTCGATCAGCTCTCCGAGCTCGGTTTCCACGGCGAGGTCGAGGTGTGCTCGCTGGGCGGCAGCGTACGTGAGGCCTGCCTGTGGCCGGCAGGTCTGGCGACACCGGGTGTGCGCCGCCGCGCCACCCTGCTGGACCGCGGTGAGCAGCTCACCGATGCGGATCCCGACGAATGCACCGTCGCCCCGGCGGGGCGCTGGATCGTCGATCCCGATGGTGCGGTGGTGCGCGCCGGTTTGGTGCGCCAGTACGGCACCCGGTACGGGTTGTGGCAGCTCGACCCCGACATCGCGTATCTGTCCGGTGACGAACTCCCGGACGGGGTAAGGGGTTTCGAGGTGCTCGGCGAGATCGGTTTCGACGAGAAGCGGCTGCGCCGCGAACTGACGGCCCGCGACGGTGGTGCGCTCGAAATCCTGGTGCGCGGTCTGGACGTGGATCCCGACGCCCTGCGGCGTCGGCTGAAGTTGCGCGGCGCGACGCCGCACTCGGTGGTCATCACCCGCATCGGCACCGGTGCGGCCGGCCGTGCGGTGGCATTCATTTGTCGGCCGTCCCGATAG
- a CDS encoding esterase: MRVPTVAVSVLAAAATALSGLAGAATASAAPPKCEDVGATPGPGFTCQIQQTDPAYTLNINFPSDFPDQKAVIDYVKQTRDGFLNVAKMPDFRAMPYELDTTSAQYSSAVPPRGTQSVVFTTYQNVGGAHPQTFYKAFSWDQAYRKPITFENLFRAGTDPLPVIFPVVQADLARQSGMPDPVLPESGLDPVNYQNFAITDDAVIFFFGQGELLPEAAGAVQVSVPRATVAPLLA, from the coding sequence ATGCGCGTACCCACCGTTGCCGTATCGGTGCTGGCCGCGGCCGCCACCGCCCTCTCGGGTCTTGCGGGTGCCGCGACGGCGTCGGCCGCGCCGCCCAAATGCGAAGACGTGGGCGCCACCCCCGGACCGGGATTCACCTGTCAGATCCAGCAGACCGATCCGGCCTACACGCTCAACATCAACTTCCCGTCCGATTTCCCGGACCAGAAGGCGGTCATCGACTACGTCAAGCAGACCCGCGACGGATTCCTGAATGTGGCCAAGATGCCCGACTTCCGCGCGATGCCTTACGAGTTGGACACCACCTCGGCGCAGTACAGCTCCGCGGTACCGCCGCGCGGTACGCAATCGGTGGTGTTCACCACCTACCAGAACGTCGGGGGCGCGCACCCGCAGACCTTCTACAAGGCGTTCAGCTGGGATCAGGCCTACCGCAAACCGATCACCTTCGAGAATCTGTTCCGCGCGGGCACCGACCCGTTGCCGGTGATCTTCCCGGTGGTGCAGGCCGACCTGGCCAGGCAGTCCGGCATGCCGGACCCGGTGTTGCCCGAATCCGGTCTGGACCCGGTCAACTACCAGAACTTCGCCATCACCGACGATGCGGTGATCTTCTTCTTCGGTCAGGGCGAACTGTTGCCGGAAGCGGCCGGAGCCGTCCAGGTATCGGTGCCGCGGGCGACCGTCGCCCCGCTGCTCGCCTGA